The following proteins are encoded in a genomic region of Ailuropoda melanoleuca isolate Jingjing chromosome 10, ASM200744v2, whole genome shotgun sequence:
- the ELN gene encoding elastin isoform X6, protein MAGQRAAALRPGVLLLLLSVTHPSQPGGVPGAVPGGVPGGVFYPGAGLGGLGGGALGPGGKPPKPGAGLLGAFGPGLGAFPAGTFPGALVPGGAVGAAAAYKAAKAGAGLGGVGGVGGIGGVGGLGVSTGAVVPQAGAGVGVGAGAKPGKVPGVGLPGVYPGGVLPGTGARFPGVGVLPGVPTGTGVKAKTPGGGGAFAGIPGVGPFGGQQPGVPLGYPIKAPKLPGGYGLPYSTGKLPFGYGPGGVAGAGGKAGYPTGTGVGSQAAAAAAAAKAAKYGAGGAGVLPGVGGGGIPGAIPGIGGIAGAGAPAAAAKAAAKAAKYGAAGGLVPGGPGFGPGVIGVPGVGVPGVGVPGAVSPAVAAKAAAKAAKYGARAGVGVGGIPTYGVGVGGFPGYGIGAGPGAVPGAALSPAAQAAAAAQAAAAAKAAKFGAGGAGALGGLVPGVGDRVAGVPGTGGVPGTPAAAAAKAAAKAAQFGLGPGIGVGPGVGPGIGPGIGIGPGAVTGVGAPDAAKAAAKAAAKAQFRAAAGLPAGVPGFGVGAGIPGFGVGAGVPGLGVGAGVPGFGAGAVPGTLAAAKAAKYGVGGVGALGGVGVPGGVAGVVPDASAAAAKAAAKAAQFGLGGAGALGAGGLGVGGLGVAGAIPGVGGFGGVSPAAAAKAAKYGVAARPGFGLSPIFPGAGAGGLGIGGKPPKPFGGALGALGFQGGACLGKSCGRKRK, encoded by the exons ATGGCGGGTCAGAGAGCTGCAGCCCTGCGGCCCGGAGTCCTTCTGCTCCTGCTGTCTGTCACCCACCCCTCGCAGCCTGGAG GGGTCCCAGGGGCTGTTCCTGGCGGAGTTCCCGGAGGTGTCTTTTACCCAG GTGCTGGTCTCGGAGGTCTGGGAGGAGGAG cTCTGGGGCCTGGAGGCAAACCGCCCAAGCCAG gGGCTGGACTCCTGGGAGCGTTCGGGCCAG GGCTCGGGGCCTTTCCTGCAGGCACCTTCCCGGGGGCTCTGGTGCCCGGTGGAGCAGTGGGGGCCGCTGCAGCCTATAAAGCTGCCAAGGCTG GTGCTGGGCTTGGTGGCGTTGGTGGGGTCGGTGGCATTGGTGGCGTCGGTGGCTTGGGAGTGTCTACAG GCGCGGTGGTGCCTCAGGCCGGAGCCGGAGTTGGAGTCGGAGCCGGAGCGAAGCCTGGGAAAGTGCCCG GTGTGGGGCTGCCAGGTGTCTACCCAGGAGGAGTGCTCCCAGGAACAG GAGCTCGgttcccaggggtgggggtgctcccCGGGGTTCCCACCGGAACCGGAGTCAAGGCCAAGACCCCAG GTGGAGGCGGAGCTTTTGCTGGAATCCCAG GAGTTGGACCCTTTGGGGGCCAGCAGCCTGGCGTCCCGCTGGGGTACCCCATCAAGGCACCCAAACTGCCAG GTGGCTACGGACTGCCCTACAGCACTGGGAAACTGCCCTTTG GCTATGGGCCCGGAGGAGTGGCTGGTGCCGGAGGCAAGGCTGGGTACCCCACGGGGACAG gagtTGGCTCCcaggctgcagcagcagcagcggcggctAAAGCAGCAAAGTATG gtgcaggaggaGCCGGGGTTCTCCCTGGTGTCGGAGGTGGCGGCATTCCTGGTGCAATTCCTGGGATTGGAGGCATCGCAG GTGCAGGGGCACCAGCTGCTGCAGCAAAGGCCGCCGCAAAGGCAGCTAAGTACG GAGCTGCTGGAGGCTTGGTGCCCGGTGGGCCAGGCTTTGGCCCGGGAGTCATAGGTGTCCCAGGAGTTGGAGTCCCAGGAGTTGGAGTCCCAG GAGCTGTGTCACCAGCTGTAGCCGCTAAAGCAGCCGCCAAAGCAGCCAAATATG ggGCCAGAGCCGGAGTGGGAGTTGGAGGCATTCCCACTTACGGGGTTGGAGTCGGGGGCTTTCCTGGTTACGGTATCGGAGCTGGACCCGGAGCTGTTCCCGGAGCTGCCCTTTCCC ctGCAGCCCAGGCAGCTGCGGCCGCTCAAGCAGCAGCCGCGGCCAAGGCAGCCAAGTTCG GTGCTGGAGGAGCAGGGGCCTTGGGAGGTCTGGTGCCAGGGGTTGGAGACAGAGTGGCAGGTGTCCCAGGCACAGGAGGGGTGCCAG GGACCCCAGCCGCTGCAGCCGCCAAAGCCGCTGCCAAAGCCGCCCAGTTTG GGTTAGGGCCCGGTATTGGCGTGGGTCCCGGCGTGGGTCCTGGCATTGGTCCCGGCATTGGCATCGGCCCCGGTGCTGTTACAG gaGTAGGGGCCCCTGATGCAGCCAAAGCCGCTGCTAAAGCAGCCGCCAAGGCCCAGTTCC GGGCTGCAGCTGGGCTTCCTGCTGGCGTTCCTGGATTCGGGGTTGGTGCTGGCATTCCTGGATTCGGAGTTGGTGCTGGCGTTCCTGGATTGGGAGTTGGTGCTGGTGTTCCTGGATTTGGGGCAGGTGCAG taCCTGGAACCCTGGCTGCGGCTAAGGCAGCCAAATATG GAGTGGGAGGGGTCGGGGCTCTAGGCGGAGTAGGCGTCCCAGGCGGTGTGGCAG GAGTAGTGCCTGACGCCTCAGCCGCTGCCGCCAAAGCTGCTGCCAAAGCCGCCCAGTTTG GCCTCGGGGGAGCCGGAGCCCTGGGAGCCGGGGGGCTCGGAGTTGGGGGGCTCGGAGTCGCAGGGGCCATCCCAGGGGTTGGAGGCTTTGGAG GTGTCTCCCCAGCCGCAGCTGCTAAAGCAGCGAAATATG GAGTTGCAGCAAGACCTGGCTTCGGACTGTCTCCTATTTTCCCAG GTGCCGGAGCTGGGGGCCTGGGCATTGGCG GCAAACCTCCCAAGCCCTTCGGAGGGGCCCTGGGAGCCCTGGGATTCCAAG GTGGGGCCTGCCTGGGGAAATCCTGTGGCCGGAAGAGAAAGTGA
- the ELN gene encoding elastin isoform X4, translating into MAGQRAAALRPGVLLLLLSVTHPSQPGGVPGAVPGGVPGGVFYPGAGLGGLGGGALGPGGKPPKPGAGLLGAFGPGLGAFPAGTFPGALVPGGAVGAAAAYKAAKAGAGLGGVGGVGGIGGVGGLGVSTGAVVPQAGAGVGVGAGAKPGKVPGVGLPGVYPGGVLPGTGARFPGVGVLPGVPTGTGVKAKTPGGGGAFAGIPGVGPFGGQQPGVPLGYPIKAPKLPGGYGLPYSTGKLPFGYGPGGVAGAGGKAGYPTGTGVGSQAAAAAAAAKAAKYGAGGAGVLPGVGGGGIPGAIPGIGGIAGAGAPAAAAKAAAKAAKYGAAGGLVPGGPGFGPGVIGVPGVGVPGVGVPGVGVPGVGVPGVGVPGVGVPGVGVPGVGVPGVGVPGVGVPGVGVPGVGVPGAVSPAVAAKAAAKAAKYGARAGVGVGGIPTYGVGVGGFPGYGIGAGPGAVPGAALSPAAQAAAAAQAAAAAKAAKFGTPAAAAAKAAAKAAQFGLGPGIGVGPGVGPGIGPGIGIGPGAVTGVGAPDAAKAAAKAAAKAQFRAAAGLPAGVPGFGVGAGIPGFGVGAGVPGLGVGAGVPGFGAGAVPGTLAAAKAAKYGVGGVGALGGVGVPGGVAGVVPDASAAAAKAAAKAAQFGLGGAGALGAGGLGVGGLGVAGAIPGVGGFGGVSPAAAAKAAKYGVAARPGFGLSPIFPGAGAGGLGIGGKPPKPFGGALGALGFQGGACLGKSCGRKRK; encoded by the exons ATGGCGGGTCAGAGAGCTGCAGCCCTGCGGCCCGGAGTCCTTCTGCTCCTGCTGTCTGTCACCCACCCCTCGCAGCCTGGAG GGGTCCCAGGGGCTGTTCCTGGCGGAGTTCCCGGAGGTGTCTTTTACCCAG GTGCTGGTCTCGGAGGTCTGGGAGGAGGAG cTCTGGGGCCTGGAGGCAAACCGCCCAAGCCAG gGGCTGGACTCCTGGGAGCGTTCGGGCCAG GGCTCGGGGCCTTTCCTGCAGGCACCTTCCCGGGGGCTCTGGTGCCCGGTGGAGCAGTGGGGGCCGCTGCAGCCTATAAAGCTGCCAAGGCTG GTGCTGGGCTTGGTGGCGTTGGTGGGGTCGGTGGCATTGGTGGCGTCGGTGGCTTGGGAGTGTCTACAG GCGCGGTGGTGCCTCAGGCCGGAGCCGGAGTTGGAGTCGGAGCCGGAGCGAAGCCTGGGAAAGTGCCCG GTGTGGGGCTGCCAGGTGTCTACCCAGGAGGAGTGCTCCCAGGAACAG GAGCTCGgttcccaggggtgggggtgctcccCGGGGTTCCCACCGGAACCGGAGTCAAGGCCAAGACCCCAG GTGGAGGCGGAGCTTTTGCTGGAATCCCAG GAGTTGGACCCTTTGGGGGCCAGCAGCCTGGCGTCCCGCTGGGGTACCCCATCAAGGCACCCAAACTGCCAG GTGGCTACGGACTGCCCTACAGCACTGGGAAACTGCCCTTTG GCTATGGGCCCGGAGGAGTGGCTGGTGCCGGAGGCAAGGCTGGGTACCCCACGGGGACAG gagtTGGCTCCcaggctgcagcagcagcagcggcggctAAAGCAGCAAAGTATG gtgcaggaggaGCCGGGGTTCTCCCTGGTGTCGGAGGTGGCGGCATTCCTGGTGCAATTCCTGGGATTGGAGGCATCGCAG GTGCAGGGGCACCAGCTGCTGCAGCAAAGGCCGCCGCAAAGGCAGCTAAGTACG GAGCTGCTGGAGGCTTGGTGCCCGGTGGGCCAGGCTTTGGCCCGGGAGTCATAGGTGTCCCAGGAGTTGGAGTCCCAGGAGTTGGAGTCCCAGGTGTTGGAGTCCCAGGTGTTGGAGTCCCAGGTGTTGGAGTCCCAGGTGTTGGGGTCCCAGGTGTTGGAGTCCCAGGTGTCGGGGTCCCAGGTGTCGGAGTCCCAGGTGTTGGAGTCCCAGGTGTTGGAGTCCCAGGTGTTGGAGTCCCAG GAGCTGTGTCACCAGCTGTAGCCGCTAAAGCAGCCGCCAAAGCAGCCAAATATG ggGCCAGAGCCGGAGTGGGAGTTGGAGGCATTCCCACTTACGGGGTTGGAGTCGGGGGCTTTCCTGGTTACGGTATCGGAGCTGGACCCGGAGCTGTTCCCGGAGCTGCCCTTTCCC ctGCAGCCCAGGCAGCTGCGGCCGCTCAAGCAGCAGCCGCGGCCAAGGCAGCCAAGTTCG GGACCCCAGCCGCTGCAGCCGCCAAAGCCGCTGCCAAAGCCGCCCAGTTTG GGTTAGGGCCCGGTATTGGCGTGGGTCCCGGCGTGGGTCCTGGCATTGGTCCCGGCATTGGCATCGGCCCCGGTGCTGTTACAG gaGTAGGGGCCCCTGATGCAGCCAAAGCCGCTGCTAAAGCAGCCGCCAAGGCCCAGTTCC GGGCTGCAGCTGGGCTTCCTGCTGGCGTTCCTGGATTCGGGGTTGGTGCTGGCATTCCTGGATTCGGAGTTGGTGCTGGCGTTCCTGGATTGGGAGTTGGTGCTGGTGTTCCTGGATTTGGGGCAGGTGCAG taCCTGGAACCCTGGCTGCGGCTAAGGCAGCCAAATATG GAGTGGGAGGGGTCGGGGCTCTAGGCGGAGTAGGCGTCCCAGGCGGTGTGGCAG GAGTAGTGCCTGACGCCTCAGCCGCTGCCGCCAAAGCTGCTGCCAAAGCCGCCCAGTTTG GCCTCGGGGGAGCCGGAGCCCTGGGAGCCGGGGGGCTCGGAGTTGGGGGGCTCGGAGTCGCAGGGGCCATCCCAGGGGTTGGAGGCTTTGGAG GTGTCTCCCCAGCCGCAGCTGCTAAAGCAGCGAAATATG GAGTTGCAGCAAGACCTGGCTTCGGACTGTCTCCTATTTTCCCAG GTGCCGGAGCTGGGGGCCTGGGCATTGGCG GCAAACCTCCCAAGCCCTTCGGAGGGGCCCTGGGAGCCCTGGGATTCCAAG GTGGGGCCTGCCTGGGGAAATCCTGTGGCCGGAAGAGAAAGTGA
- the ELN gene encoding elastin isoform X5 has translation MAGQRAAALRPGVLLLLLSVTHPSQPGGVPGAVPGGVPGGVFYPGAGLGGLGGGALGPGGKPPKPGAGLLGAFGPGLGAFPAGTFPGALVPGGAVGAAAAYKAAKAGAGLGGVGGVGGIGGVGGLGVSTGAVVPQAGAGVGVGAGAKPGKVPGVGLPGVYPGGVLPGTGARFPGVGVLPGVPTGTGVKAKTPGGGGAFAGIPGVGPFGGQQPGVPLGYPIKAPKLPGGYGLPYSTGKLPFGYGPGGVAGAGGKAGYPTGTGVGSQAAAAAAAAKAAKYGAGGAGVLPGVGGGGIPGAIPGIGGIAGAGAPAAAAKAAAKAAKYGAAGGLVPGGPGFGPGVIGVPGVGVPGVGVPGVGVPGAVSPAVAAKAAAKAAKYGARAGVGVGGIPTYGVGVGGFPGYGIGAGPGAVPGAALSPAAQAAAAAQAAAAAKAAKFGAGGAGALGGLVPGVGDRVAGVPGTGGVPGTPAAAAAKAAAKAAQFGLGPGIGVGPGVGPGIGPGIGIGPGAVTGVGAPDAAKAAAKAAAKAQFRAAAGLPAGVPGFGVGAGIPGFGVGAGVPGLGVGAGVPGFGAGAVPGTLAAAKAAKYGVGGVGALGGVGVPGGVAGVVPDASAAAAKAAAKAAQFGLGGAGALGAGGLGVGGLGVAGAIPGVGGFGGVSPAAAAKAAKYGVAARPGFGLSPIFPGAGAGGLGIGGKPPKPFGGALGALGFQGGACLGKSCGRKRK, from the exons ATGGCGGGTCAGAGAGCTGCAGCCCTGCGGCCCGGAGTCCTTCTGCTCCTGCTGTCTGTCACCCACCCCTCGCAGCCTGGAG GGGTCCCAGGGGCTGTTCCTGGCGGAGTTCCCGGAGGTGTCTTTTACCCAG GTGCTGGTCTCGGAGGTCTGGGAGGAGGAG cTCTGGGGCCTGGAGGCAAACCGCCCAAGCCAG gGGCTGGACTCCTGGGAGCGTTCGGGCCAG GGCTCGGGGCCTTTCCTGCAGGCACCTTCCCGGGGGCTCTGGTGCCCGGTGGAGCAGTGGGGGCCGCTGCAGCCTATAAAGCTGCCAAGGCTG GTGCTGGGCTTGGTGGCGTTGGTGGGGTCGGTGGCATTGGTGGCGTCGGTGGCTTGGGAGTGTCTACAG GCGCGGTGGTGCCTCAGGCCGGAGCCGGAGTTGGAGTCGGAGCCGGAGCGAAGCCTGGGAAAGTGCCCG GTGTGGGGCTGCCAGGTGTCTACCCAGGAGGAGTGCTCCCAGGAACAG GAGCTCGgttcccaggggtgggggtgctcccCGGGGTTCCCACCGGAACCGGAGTCAAGGCCAAGACCCCAG GTGGAGGCGGAGCTTTTGCTGGAATCCCAG GAGTTGGACCCTTTGGGGGCCAGCAGCCTGGCGTCCCGCTGGGGTACCCCATCAAGGCACCCAAACTGCCAG GTGGCTACGGACTGCCCTACAGCACTGGGAAACTGCCCTTTG GCTATGGGCCCGGAGGAGTGGCTGGTGCCGGAGGCAAGGCTGGGTACCCCACGGGGACAG gagtTGGCTCCcaggctgcagcagcagcagcggcggctAAAGCAGCAAAGTATG gtgcaggaggaGCCGGGGTTCTCCCTGGTGTCGGAGGTGGCGGCATTCCTGGTGCAATTCCTGGGATTGGAGGCATCGCAG GTGCAGGGGCACCAGCTGCTGCAGCAAAGGCCGCCGCAAAGGCAGCTAAGTACG GAGCTGCTGGAGGCTTGGTGCCCGGTGGGCCAGGCTTTGGCCCGGGAGTCATAGGTGTCCCAGGAGTTGGAGTCCCAGGAGTTGGAGTCCCAGGTGTTGGAGTCCCAG GAGCTGTGTCACCAGCTGTAGCCGCTAAAGCAGCCGCCAAAGCAGCCAAATATG ggGCCAGAGCCGGAGTGGGAGTTGGAGGCATTCCCACTTACGGGGTTGGAGTCGGGGGCTTTCCTGGTTACGGTATCGGAGCTGGACCCGGAGCTGTTCCCGGAGCTGCCCTTTCCC ctGCAGCCCAGGCAGCTGCGGCCGCTCAAGCAGCAGCCGCGGCCAAGGCAGCCAAGTTCG GTGCTGGAGGAGCAGGGGCCTTGGGAGGTCTGGTGCCAGGGGTTGGAGACAGAGTGGCAGGTGTCCCAGGCACAGGAGGGGTGCCAG GGACCCCAGCCGCTGCAGCCGCCAAAGCCGCTGCCAAAGCCGCCCAGTTTG GGTTAGGGCCCGGTATTGGCGTGGGTCCCGGCGTGGGTCCTGGCATTGGTCCCGGCATTGGCATCGGCCCCGGTGCTGTTACAG gaGTAGGGGCCCCTGATGCAGCCAAAGCCGCTGCTAAAGCAGCCGCCAAGGCCCAGTTCC GGGCTGCAGCTGGGCTTCCTGCTGGCGTTCCTGGATTCGGGGTTGGTGCTGGCATTCCTGGATTCGGAGTTGGTGCTGGCGTTCCTGGATTGGGAGTTGGTGCTGGTGTTCCTGGATTTGGGGCAGGTGCAG taCCTGGAACCCTGGCTGCGGCTAAGGCAGCCAAATATG GAGTGGGAGGGGTCGGGGCTCTAGGCGGAGTAGGCGTCCCAGGCGGTGTGGCAG GAGTAGTGCCTGACGCCTCAGCCGCTGCCGCCAAAGCTGCTGCCAAAGCCGCCCAGTTTG GCCTCGGGGGAGCCGGAGCCCTGGGAGCCGGGGGGCTCGGAGTTGGGGGGCTCGGAGTCGCAGGGGCCATCCCAGGGGTTGGAGGCTTTGGAG GTGTCTCCCCAGCCGCAGCTGCTAAAGCAGCGAAATATG GAGTTGCAGCAAGACCTGGCTTCGGACTGTCTCCTATTTTCCCAG GTGCCGGAGCTGGGGGCCTGGGCATTGGCG GCAAACCTCCCAAGCCCTTCGGAGGGGCCCTGGGAGCCCTGGGATTCCAAG GTGGGGCCTGCCTGGGGAAATCCTGTGGCCGGAAGAGAAAGTGA
- the ELN gene encoding elastin isoform X1, translating to MAGQRAAALRPGVLLLLLSVTHPSQPGGVPGAVPGGVPGGVFYPGAGLGGLGGGALGPGGKPPKPGAGLLGAFGPGLGAFPAGTFPGALVPGGAVGAAAAYKAAKAGAGLGGVGGVGGIGGVGGLGVSTGAVVPQAGAGVGVGAGAKPGKVPGVGLPGVYPGGVLPGTGARFPGVGVLPGVPTGTGVKAKTPGGGGAFAGIPGVGPFGGQQPGVPLGYPIKAPKLPGGYGLPYSTGKLPFGYGPGGVAGAGGKAGYPTGTGVGSQAAAAAAAAKAAKYGAGGAGVLPGVGGGGIPGAIPGIGGIAGAGAPAAAAKAAAKAAKYGAAGGLVPGGPGFGPGVIGVPGVGVPGVGVPGVGVPGVGVPGVGVPGVGVPGVGVPGVGVPGVGVPGVGVPGVGVPGVGVPGAVSPAVAAKAAAKAAKYGARAGVGVGGIPTYGVGVGGFPGYGIGAGPGAVPGAALSPAAQAAAAAQAAAAAKAAKFGAGGAGALGGLVPGVGDRVAGVPGTGGVPGTPAAAAAKAAAKAAQFGLGPGIGVGPGVGPGIGPGIGIGPGAVTGVGAPDAAKAAAKAAAKAQFRAAAGLPAGVPGFGVGAGIPGFGVGAGVPGLGVGAGVPGFGAGAVPGTLAAAKAAKYGVGGVGALGGVGVPGGVAGVVPDASAAAAKAAAKAAQFGLGGAGALGAGGLGVGGLGVAGAIPGVGGFGGVSPAAAAKAAKYGVAARPGFGLSPIFPGAGAGGLGIGGKPPKPFGGALGALGFQGGACLGKSCGRKRK from the exons ATGGCGGGTCAGAGAGCTGCAGCCCTGCGGCCCGGAGTCCTTCTGCTCCTGCTGTCTGTCACCCACCCCTCGCAGCCTGGAG GGGTCCCAGGGGCTGTTCCTGGCGGAGTTCCCGGAGGTGTCTTTTACCCAG GTGCTGGTCTCGGAGGTCTGGGAGGAGGAG cTCTGGGGCCTGGAGGCAAACCGCCCAAGCCAG gGGCTGGACTCCTGGGAGCGTTCGGGCCAG GGCTCGGGGCCTTTCCTGCAGGCACCTTCCCGGGGGCTCTGGTGCCCGGTGGAGCAGTGGGGGCCGCTGCAGCCTATAAAGCTGCCAAGGCTG GTGCTGGGCTTGGTGGCGTTGGTGGGGTCGGTGGCATTGGTGGCGTCGGTGGCTTGGGAGTGTCTACAG GCGCGGTGGTGCCTCAGGCCGGAGCCGGAGTTGGAGTCGGAGCCGGAGCGAAGCCTGGGAAAGTGCCCG GTGTGGGGCTGCCAGGTGTCTACCCAGGAGGAGTGCTCCCAGGAACAG GAGCTCGgttcccaggggtgggggtgctcccCGGGGTTCCCACCGGAACCGGAGTCAAGGCCAAGACCCCAG GTGGAGGCGGAGCTTTTGCTGGAATCCCAG GAGTTGGACCCTTTGGGGGCCAGCAGCCTGGCGTCCCGCTGGGGTACCCCATCAAGGCACCCAAACTGCCAG GTGGCTACGGACTGCCCTACAGCACTGGGAAACTGCCCTTTG GCTATGGGCCCGGAGGAGTGGCTGGTGCCGGAGGCAAGGCTGGGTACCCCACGGGGACAG gagtTGGCTCCcaggctgcagcagcagcagcggcggctAAAGCAGCAAAGTATG gtgcaggaggaGCCGGGGTTCTCCCTGGTGTCGGAGGTGGCGGCATTCCTGGTGCAATTCCTGGGATTGGAGGCATCGCAG GTGCAGGGGCACCAGCTGCTGCAGCAAAGGCCGCCGCAAAGGCAGCTAAGTACG GAGCTGCTGGAGGCTTGGTGCCCGGTGGGCCAGGCTTTGGCCCGGGAGTCATAGGTGTCCCAGGAGTTGGAGTCCCAGGAGTTGGAGTCCCAGGTGTTGGAGTCCCAGGTGTTGGAGTCCCAGGTGTTGGAGTCCCAGGTGTTGGGGTCCCAGGTGTTGGAGTCCCAGGTGTCGGGGTCCCAGGTGTCGGAGTCCCAGGTGTTGGAGTCCCAGGTGTTGGAGTCCCAGGTGTTGGAGTCCCAG GAGCTGTGTCACCAGCTGTAGCCGCTAAAGCAGCCGCCAAAGCAGCCAAATATG ggGCCAGAGCCGGAGTGGGAGTTGGAGGCATTCCCACTTACGGGGTTGGAGTCGGGGGCTTTCCTGGTTACGGTATCGGAGCTGGACCCGGAGCTGTTCCCGGAGCTGCCCTTTCCC ctGCAGCCCAGGCAGCTGCGGCCGCTCAAGCAGCAGCCGCGGCCAAGGCAGCCAAGTTCG GTGCTGGAGGAGCAGGGGCCTTGGGAGGTCTGGTGCCAGGGGTTGGAGACAGAGTGGCAGGTGTCCCAGGCACAGGAGGGGTGCCAG GGACCCCAGCCGCTGCAGCCGCCAAAGCCGCTGCCAAAGCCGCCCAGTTTG GGTTAGGGCCCGGTATTGGCGTGGGTCCCGGCGTGGGTCCTGGCATTGGTCCCGGCATTGGCATCGGCCCCGGTGCTGTTACAG gaGTAGGGGCCCCTGATGCAGCCAAAGCCGCTGCTAAAGCAGCCGCCAAGGCCCAGTTCC GGGCTGCAGCTGGGCTTCCTGCTGGCGTTCCTGGATTCGGGGTTGGTGCTGGCATTCCTGGATTCGGAGTTGGTGCTGGCGTTCCTGGATTGGGAGTTGGTGCTGGTGTTCCTGGATTTGGGGCAGGTGCAG taCCTGGAACCCTGGCTGCGGCTAAGGCAGCCAAATATG GAGTGGGAGGGGTCGGGGCTCTAGGCGGAGTAGGCGTCCCAGGCGGTGTGGCAG GAGTAGTGCCTGACGCCTCAGCCGCTGCCGCCAAAGCTGCTGCCAAAGCCGCCCAGTTTG GCCTCGGGGGAGCCGGAGCCCTGGGAGCCGGGGGGCTCGGAGTTGGGGGGCTCGGAGTCGCAGGGGCCATCCCAGGGGTTGGAGGCTTTGGAG GTGTCTCCCCAGCCGCAGCTGCTAAAGCAGCGAAATATG GAGTTGCAGCAAGACCTGGCTTCGGACTGTCTCCTATTTTCCCAG GTGCCGGAGCTGGGGGCCTGGGCATTGGCG GCAAACCTCCCAAGCCCTTCGGAGGGGCCCTGGGAGCCCTGGGATTCCAAG GTGGGGCCTGCCTGGGGAAATCCTGTGGCCGGAAGAGAAAGTGA